Proteins encoded within one genomic window of Trichoderma asperellum chromosome 2, complete sequence:
- a CDS encoding uncharacterized protein (EggNog:ENOG41~antiSMASH:Cluster_2.2) gives MASTARHITQLSRRCTAGIPRLYHASAALRLPYKDSQDRESLKPRSNNGTRSARDDDVSDQKDAAFNPRKTDPESELEAAGRGNETNPLSASGANQEFNKPMGEGKSAHDTGPGKETRKGGRSGGGSAPKKGKPPKGDL, from the coding sequence ATGGCATCTACAGCTCGTCACATCACACAGCTTTCGCGACGCTGCACAGCGGGCATCCCCCGTCTATATCACgcctctgctgctcttcGGCTCCCCTACAAGGACTCCCAAGATCGCGAATCCCTCAAGCCGAGATCCAACAATGGCACAAGGTCGGCTCGAGACGACGATGTCTCGGACCAGAAGGACGCCGCGTTCAACCCTCGCAAGACGGATCCGGAGTCGGAACTTGAGGCGGCTGGCCGAGGCAACGAAACGAACCCGCTGAGTGCGAGCGGTGCGAACCAGGAATTCAACAAGCCCATGGGAGAAGGAAAGTCTGCGCATGATACGGGTCCTGGCAAGGAGACCAGGAAAGGAGGGAGGAGTGGTGGAGGAAGTGCGCCGAAGAAGGGGAAGCCGCCGAAAGGTGATCTGTAG
- a CDS encoding putative secondary metabolism biosynthetic enzyme (EggNog:ENOG41~SMCOG1001:short-chain dehydrogenase/reductase SDR~antiSMASH:Cluster_2.2), with the protein MTESQTKFALYPSLDDRTVVITGGAQGIGAQMVELFSLQGSQVIFLDVVDDRAAGVVQRMVELNVKHKPVYHHCDVIKIDEELKPTAAKILAQFPKIDGLVNSAARAMMKPTMDITTQWWDESVAVNLRHQFFLTQALMPGLLLAAGHASIINFGSINWAVPGLGQVPYTTSKAAVVGLTRTLAHEFGPQGIRINSIMPGSIATEREIKEVLTPEYKENLFKSQAIQRLIQPVEVARLALWLIADDSAAVVSQSIRIDAGWT; encoded by the coding sequence ATGACTGAAAGTCAAACCAAGTTCGCGTTATATCCCAGCCTTGACGACCGCACAGTCGTCATCACAGGCGGCGCGCAGGGTATTGGAGCTCAAATGGTCGAGCTATTCTCCCTGCAAGGCTCCCAGGTCATCTTCCTAGACGTCGTGGATGACCGTGCCGCGGGAGTAGTTCAACGGATGGTCGAATTGAACGTCAAGCACAAGCCCGTCTACCATCACTGCGATGTCATCAAGATTGACGAAGAGCTCAAGCCCACGGCGGCCAAGATTCTGGCACAGTTTCCAAAGATTGATGGACTGGTGAATAGTGCTGCGAGGGCCATGATGAAACCGACAATGGACATCACGACGCAGTGGTGGGACGAGAGCGTCGCGGTGAATCTGCGGCACCAGTTCTTCTTGACACAGGCCCTGATGCCGGGCTTACTTCTTGCCGCGGGCCATGCGTCCATCATCAATTTTGGAAGCATCAACTGGGCGGTCCCTGGGCTGGGCCAAGTGCCTTATACGACGAGCAAGGCCGCAGTGGTGGGGCTGACGCGGACGCTGGCGCATGAGTTTGGTCCACAGGGCATCAGGATAAACAGCATCATGCCGGGATCGATCGCAACAGAGAGGGAGATCAAAGAGGTGCTGACGCCGGAGTATAAGGAGAACCTCTTCAAGAGTCAAGCTATTCAGAGACTGATTCAGCCGGTGGAGGTGGCGAGATTGGCGCTGTGGTTGATTGCGGATGATAGTGCGGCAGTAGTGAGCCAGAGCATCAGAATCGACGCCGGATGGACATGA
- the INDA1_1 gene encoding Amino-acid permease inda1 (antiSMASH:Cluster_2.2~TransMembrane:12 (i78-97o103-123i157-178o184-206i218-240o260-281i302-321o357-378i399-419o431-452i473-499o511-532i)~SMCOG1038:phenylalanine-specific permease): MSRRASSGDTPEEKGNYGQESKAVLDTAVVPQSDYVNDYDEEDFWTRNGLNAKSFQKKHYGLGLVELDRAMKTRHLQMIAIGGSIGAGFFVGSGGALAKGGPASVLICFLVVGFMVFNVVYALGELAIMYPVSGGFYTYATRFIDPSFGFAVGWNYFFLWFIVLPLELTVCSLVIQYWNQDISVGVWITIFWVAIILINIFGSIGYAEEEFWSSVIKLAATVVFMIICFVLVLGGGPSSGKYSEYVGAHYWHNPGAFRNGFRGFCSVFVTAAFSFTGTELVGLAAAESRNPVKSLPSSIKQVFWRITLFYVLGLFFVGLLIPSDDPRLLSSAAYTDVKASPFVLVGLYAGLNGFDHFMNAVILISVISIGVSSVYGGSRTLTAMAQQGYAPKLFTYIDRSGRCLPSTIVMLLTGALAYINLNASGPTVFNWLQALSGLAVLFAWAAICLAHIRFRAAWKHHGHSLDEIPFKAIFGVTGSWIGLFICFIVFAAQFFTAIAPPGQHALNDVEGFFQSYLAFPIVIAFWVAGYIWKRTGWLKLDQIDVDTGRRDLNWDEIRAYREHIATLPSWKRLYYHLFQ; the protein is encoded by the exons ATGTCCCGGCGAGCAAGCTCGGGCGACACGCCGGAGGAGAAGGGCAATTATGGCCAAGAATCCAAAGCCGTGCTGGACACTGCGGTGGTGCCTCAGTCAGACTATGTGAATGATTACGATGAGGAGGATTTTTGGACCAGAAATGGACTCAACGCAAAATCCTTCCAGAAGAAGCACTATGGCCTGGGGTTGGTGGAGTTGGACCGAGCGATGAAGACTCGACACTTACAGATGATTGCCATCGGAGGCTCTATCGGTGCCGGTTTCTTTGTTGGCTCTGGTGGTGCGCTGGCCAAAGGT GGCCCCGCTTCTGTTCTTATCTGCTTCCTTGTCGTCGGCTTCATGGTCTTCAATGTCG TATATGCTCTTGGTGAACTTGCCATCATGTATCCCGTTTCCGGAGGTTTCTACACCTATGCAACCCGCTTCATCGACCCCTCATTCGGTTTCGCCGTCGGTTGGAATTACTTCTTCCTCTGGTTCATCGTCTTACCGCTCGAATTAACAGTCTGCTCCCTCGTTATACAATATTGGAACCAAGACATCAGTGTTGGCGTATGGATTACCATCTTCTGGGTCGCCATTATTCTGATTAACATCTTCGGAAGCATTGGTTATGCCGAGGAAGAGTTCTGGTCCTCGGTTATCAAGCTCGCCGCCACTGTCGTCTTCATGATCATCTGCTTCGTGCTTGTCCTTGGCGGTGGTCCTTCGAGCGGCAAATACAGCGAATATGTGGGAGCTCATTACTGGCACAACCCGGGTGCCTTCCGCAATGGCTTCCGAGGATTCTGCTCCGTCTTTGTCACTGCGGCTTTCTCCTTCACCGGCACCGAGCTTGTcggtctcgccgcagccgaGAGTCGCAATCCGGTCAAGTCACTGCCCAGCTCCATCAAGCAGGTGTTTTGGCGAATCACGTTGTTCTACGTGCTTGGTCTCTTCTTTGTCGGTCTTTTGATTCCCTCGGATGACCCCAGACTCCTCTCTAGTGCCGCTTATACCGATGTCAAGGCCTCGCCTTTCGTTCTCGTTGGTCTTTATGCCGGACTGAATGGTTTTGACCACTTCATGAACGCAGTCATCCTCATTTCTGTCATTTCCATTGGAGTTTCTAGTGTTTACGGCGGTTCACGCACTCTAACTGCCATGGCGCAGCAGGGATATGCCCCCAAGCTCTTTACCTACATTGATCGCTCCGGCCGTTGTCTTCCCTCTACTATCGTCATGCTTCTTACTGGAGCCCTCGCCTACATCAACCTGAACGCCTCAGGACCTACTGTTTTCAACTGGCTGCAGGCCCTTTCTGGTCTTGCTGTTCTCTTCGCTTGGGCTGCCATCTGCCTGGCTCATATTCGTTTCCGCGCGGCATGGAAACATCACGGACACTCTCTTGATGAAATCCCATTCAAAGCCATTTTTGGCGTCACCGGTTCTTGGATCGGACTGTTCATCTGCTTTATCGTCTTCGCTGCTCAG TTCTTCACTGCTATTGCACCCCCTGGACAGCACGCTCTTAATGACGTCGAGGGCTTCTTCCAGTCATACCTTGCTTTTCCCATCGTCATTGCCTTCTGGGTAGCTGGATATATCTGGAAGCGCACTGGTTGGCTGAAGCTTGACCAGATCGATGTTGATACTGGCCGCCGTGACCTGAACTGGGATGAGATCCGCGCGTATCGCGAGCATATCGCTACCTTGCCTTCGTGGAAACGCCTCTATTATCATCTATTCCAGTAA